The region TCCGGGAAGTAGCTGCCGAAGAAGCGCACGAAGGGCACGCCCTGCAGGGCGAACGAGCGATAGTCGCTGCCCCCGTGGCGCCCCGATGTGCGGTCGACATGCAGGTTCAGCCCCGTGGCGGATGATGCACTGGCGAGCACGGGGACGAGTGTGCCCGCGGCCCAGTCGGC is a window of Pseudomonadota bacterium DNA encoding:
- a CDS encoding M28 family peptidase, with the translated sequence MLASASSATGLNLHVDRTSGRHGGSDYRSFALQGVPFVRFFGSYFPDYHKPGDRSERLDARQIERMARLACATLWILANR